The following is a genomic window from Aphelocoma coerulescens isolate FSJ_1873_10779 chromosome 5, UR_Acoe_1.0, whole genome shotgun sequence.
AGCAGGGTCTTGGGGGGCACTGGAGTTGGACTTGGAggtgctgggggcactggggagtaCTGTGGttggacttgggggtgctgggagcaggattGGGGTACTGGGCACACTGGAAGCAGGGATTTGGGTGCTGGGAATAGAGACTGGGGTTGCAGGTAgcccctggggacactgaggagGACACTGGGGTCACAtagaggggctggggacagggatggtggGGTGTAGGGGGAGCAGGACCCCCTgacatccccatccccagggcTACAGGATGGGGTGACCACGGTGTCCCAGGACCTGGCGGGGAGGAAGGGCGTGGAGCTGGACATCGTCGAGTACTATTCCTACTGGCACCCTGACCCCAGCACCATGCCGGAGCCCCGGTGAGAGCCCCCCACCCCCGTCCCCACATGAGGacacccctgagccccccattGACCCCCGCCTCCCCCAGGCCGGCCCCCGGGGTGCGGGTGGGCTCCCTGCAGCCCTCGCACGTGGACCTGCTCAACAACACATGGCCCTACGGGGGGAACGCCCGCAGCCGGCGCTACCTGGCCGAGATTTTGGGGCGCTTCCCGCAAGTGTGCCTGCAGGATGGCAGCGGGGAGCCCGTTGCCTGGGTTCTGACGGATCATTTCGGGACGGGCACCCACAGCTACACCCTGCCTGAGCAGCGGCGGCGTGGCCACATGCAGGTGGCACTGACGGTGGCGGCGCAGCGGGCACAGGCCCGCGGGTTCCCCACGTTCGGGCACACGGCGCTGGGCAACCGGCccatgcagcagctgcaggagctgctgggcaacCAGCGCCTGCCTGGGGTCTGCCGCTACATCCTGCACAATCCCAGCCTGGACAGGGACGGGCCCTGaggccccgctgtcccctctccacgctggagaaaagccaacctCAAATTAAAGAGCGGTGTGGAGTCTCTGATggtttctgtggggttttgtgtcCCCCCAGCACTGACTGTTGCAGCGGTGACACGGCTTGGTGGCTCACGTGTCACCACTGAGGGAAACAGCAGGGTCCCCTGGGAGTCACCCCGTCCCAGGGCACGTGTCCCAGTTATTCTCAGTTTCCCAAGGGAGGGCTGAAAGCCTCAGGCAAATCTGCAGTGGTGGCACCTGCAGTGTCACCCCCTCACCCGGGACGGTGTCACTACAGCTGGGGGTGGCACAGGCACTGGAGGGACAGACAGTGACACACAGCACAGAGTGGGACGGGGCAGAGAGTGACAGTGTCACAGCGTGAGTCATGGTTTGGGGGCTGATGGGGACAGATGGGGGGTGACAGGATCCAGGGTgatgggcagtgctgggatgagGGTGACAATGTTGACGGGGACAGGGAGAACCACAGGCGTGACAATGCCGGAGGGTAGTGGGCACAAGTGGGAGGGTGACAGTGCCAGGGGCAATAGGGAACACTGAGATGGAGGTGACAGTGCCCTCGGGGTGACAGAAACTGCCTCGGGGGTGACAGTGCGGGGGGTGGCGAGGACAACTGGGGGGGTGACAGCAcccggggacagcctggggtgTCGAGAGGGGCGGGGGACCGGGACCACCGCCAGGGTGGCAGTGGCCGAGAGTGCCCAGGGGCCGGttccccagcccggccccgccgcttcCGCCCGGGCACGGGCAGGGGCGGGTCCCTCCCTCCCGCTGGTTCCCGGTAGCGGCGGGTCCCGCCCTGTTCCCGGtagcggcggggccgtgccagCTCCATGTCGCGCAGGGCCATGGAGCAGCCCCGGCGCATCACCGACTCCttcccgcggcggcggcggcggggccccgGGCGGCCCCCCGGCAGGCTCAAGGACAAGAAGGACAAGGACAAGGACAAGGACAAGGTGCAGGTGAAGGTGAAGGTGAAGGTGCAGGTGCGGGACTGTCCCCGCGCCCCCTCGCAGCCCCCCCCGGACCCGGCGCTCCTGGAGATGCTGCGGCGCTTCGATCTCTCCTGGGAATACGGACCCTGCACCGGTGAGCACCCCCGGTTCCCCCGGTGACCCCGggctccccccggccccgctgacCCCCGGTATCCCGCAGGGATCACCCGCCTGCAGCGCTGGGAGCGGGCACaagagctggggctgagcccccccggCGCCATCCGTGACGCCCTCCTGGAGCACCGGGACAACCCCGATGTCACCTACAggtgggtgtggggtgggatgggggcacAGGGCATCGTCTCCCGGTGCCCCACGCCCTTCCCGCTGACCCCCGTTGTGCCCCCGCAGCCTCTGGCACGAGTACGAGCTCTGAGGCGCCGCGCcgagggaatgggggggaaCCATTCCCGACTCTCCCAGACCCTATTCCAGGGACACCGGGCGGATTAAAGCTGGTGTGAGCGAAGGAAGGGGTGCTGTGTGCTGTCTGGGGGGGCACGGGGTGGGGTGAAGCCCTTGGGGTGcagggggagggcagggagttgcaccccccccccaaaaaaaagccagGCGGGGTGTCCAGTCGCACAGTTTAATGCCACCCAACTGCGACGCAGGGGGAAAAATCAACTCTTGGGTGAAGAAAGggaggtgggatttttttctccagaaatggggggaaaaaatgaagaatgAGGTATAAAATCAAGTGAAAGTGAGCACAGGGGGGTGAGGCAAGTGGCTGTGGGTTGTGGTGATGTTCTGCAGTGGGGTGGGAAGAGTGACAGCGTCCCGTGGGATTCAGATGTTTATTAGCCCTAATTAGCAGCTTTGCTGTGTGCAGAATCGTAAATAACAGGATATGTCTGTTGATTATTCGGGTTATCAATGACTTAATTCACCAACTTTTTCTGTTGCTTCGTCAATAAAATTAATAGTTTCTATCCCAAGGCTGCAATGGAGCGTCGGAGCTGGCACTAACCTGGGATGGCGTGGGATGGGTGGGGGGCCACCCACAGCTCCCATCCCACTCACACTGCAGGCTCTGGATTGCACTACCCAGACAGATCTTATTCTCTGTTGGAGCTGCAGTCCCTTGGATATCTTTTACAGGGACATAATTCCTCTGCTGGGCACGGGACTGAGGTGTTTAGGTGGACCCCCAAAAAATAACCACTCCACAGCCAGCCAGCCCAGGGTTGTGCCCCCCTGGTGGGAAGAAGGAGGGAGATTCCCATGCTCCTTCCTTGGCAGAGGGTAAGTCCCAAACTGGtgggtgtcccaggaagggggGAAGTGTCTGGGATAGCTCCAGCCACAGGAACAACCCAAGGAGATGGACAGTAGCAGCCTCAGGGGCAGTACCAGCCAGGAATCGccttccctgggagaggggTTTAGGTGagattttgggaagaaattcctccctgtgagggtctgaggccttggcacaggttgcccagaaagccgtggaagtgcccaaggccaggttggaaggggcttgaagcaacctgggataatggaaggtgtACTGTGGGTCAGGAGTGACATAACATGAAGGGACACCATGGTGGGAAGGGGGTGACACCACGACAGTGAGTGACGGGGTGTGCCCAGCCTGCCCCTCTGCCACGGCCACAGCGGGCTGCAGACTTTCTGCCCACTTCACTCCTTCGCTGCCGGGCCCCGGGACTGCCCCGTCCCGCTTCCAGCACTAATTTCAGCCCTAATTCCAGCCCAGGCTCCAGTTCGGGCCTAGGCCGCAACGGTTGCCATGGCAACCCGGAAGTTGTGCTGCTCGCGCAAAGGCCGCCGGGAGTTGTCATTCCCTCCGTGCCGCACAACATGGCGCGGCCGGGTCCTTGTGCGcgcccgcctcccgcagcccccagAGCCTTCACTCTGGTCCCTCCTGACGGCGCCCCACCCTCCACGCGCTCAGGGCCACAGAGCCATCAGGGGGCTGCCATTTCCACACTTTATTGCCGGTGCAGGAGCGGTGTCGGTGTTCTGTGCGTGCGGGGCTGAGGCAGAGGCGCCTCCCACCCCCAGAGCGCGGGCGTGGCGTGGGCGGGGCGTTCCGGCTCgatggccccggccccgggacaGGCCGCACCCCCTCGTTGCCGTGGCAGCGGGGGGGCCCTGTCCCACCCCCCCAAATCAAGGAGTGGGTTCATCAGTGTGGGCGTTGTCAGGCGCATGGGTGTGGCACTGGGCGTGGTCGTCACTATGGGTGTGGTCACagaagggggcggggccgccatCCAGGCTGGCCTGGCGCACCACCCCGCGCGGGCGGGACGAGGGTCGTGGCCTCGGCGAGGGATCCCCCACTTCCTCCGCGGCCTTGAACACCTGAGGGGGGACAGCAGGGTCATCCCATGCCGCTGTCACCCTGCGGCCGCAACCCTCAGCCCACCCAGGCCGCCGCTCACCTCCCCGGCCAGGGGCTCCCCCAGCAgctcggggggctcgggggtctCCAGCAGGCTGATGGTCCGCATGACGGCGCACAGGGAGATGCGGGGCCGCCGAGAggcccccagcagccccccgCCGGCTGCCTCCTCCTCAGAGGGCTGCGGGGACGCCAGCGGGGAGGACGGCGGGGACAGGATGCTCGTGTCCCTCGCGGTGTCCTCCTCGGCGTGCGGCGTCCGCTCGGCCGCCCGGGGctcccacaggctgctgtgccgGCTGCCACAGACCTGTCAGTCAGcacctggccacgccccccggCTTGGAGCCACACCCACTAGGCGTGGGGTGGGGTTCCAACAGGCTCCTCCCCCACAAAATTCACCCCTCCCCGAATAGGGCCCCACCCACTCCACACAAAGGGGTGTGGCCACAACAGCCCCACCCTCTTATCACACAGGGGTGTGGTTGGCCCAGGCCCGACCCACTTGGTCCCTCCCACCTGTCCCTATTCACCTGCTCATGCCCACCTGCCCTCACCCGCTTGGCCCCACCCCGTtgtccccaccctgtccccacgCACCTGGCGCTCAGGATGCCCTGGTAGAAGTCGAGCTGGCGCATGAAGCCGGGGTTGGGCAGGACGCCGGGCCGGCAGTGCCGGACATGCCGCAGCGCCCGCTCCAGGGACCACCCGAATTCCTTCATGGCATAGGCCAGCACCGTGGCGGCCGAGCGGCTCAGCCCCATCCGGCAGTGCACCAGTGCCCGGCCTCCTGCCGACCTGTGGAACCCTCTGCTGGCACCATGGCacgggggacacttggggacaccgtgtctgcagggctcccagtgcccccctgctgtcccaggatccccagggctcccagcatcccccagccACCCGGTGTCCCTGGGAACTCTGGTGTCCCCAAGGATCCCacaccccagagcccccaagCGCCCAGTGCACCCCAGCACCTCATTCATCAAGACCCCCTCCCCATGCCCCCCTCTGCCCGGGCCCCACCTCCAGTCCCTGCCCCTCTGTGCCCACGATGTCCCCCCTGGTGTCACCCCCCATGCCCACCAACCGGACAcgggagaggaagaggaaggtgtCGTTCCAGTGGGGCAGGAGCTCGGCTGCCTCCTCGTCGTACACCCGCACGTTCATGTACGTGAACAGTGCCGGGAAGAAGTTGTCGATCTCCCGCGCCACGTTCAGGATGTGGGTGACCCTGCGGTGACACGGGTGACACCCCAGTGGCACCCCATGATGATGACCCCAtgacagtgccaccccctgctcACCTattctgctgcagctcctccaggtTGGCCGCGTTCCACTCGGAGCCCTGTGTGGTGACAGCAGTGAGGGGTGGGGACGCTGCCatctgccctgcctgccccgcCCACCCCGCTGCCCACCAGGAAGAGGTGCGGGAAGACGCGGGAAGGCCGATCCATCTGcgccagcaccagcagcatctCGTTGTCGATGAAATCCTTGTGCTCGGCCAGGCTGTGCCCCGTGCGCCGCTCCAACTCCTCCCGCACCTGGGCAGCGCCCCGGGTGAGGTctggccctgcccggccccacctgtccccaggaccccctgccCGGTGCCACCCACCTCCTTGGAGGTGACGTTCTCCAGGTCGGCGCTGGCCATCACGTCCCGCAGCAGCGCCCGCACTGCCTGCTCCGACAGCTCTGGCATCGCCGGCCTGGCACCGGCACGGCCTTGTCACTGGTGCCACCTGCCCCACCCAGACCATGCCCTGCCAGAGAGTGGCCGGCAGGCTGtggggcgcggcgggggcgcggcggggaTCTTACCGGAGGGGCGTGGGCGAGGCCGGGCGCACGGACTCGAGGTCGGCCATGGCCAGCCACTCGTTGAGGCAGCTCTGCTCCGAGCCCAGCACGGCCGCGTAGCCGCCGGCCCAGGCCAGCGCGGGGCCACCGGGGATGTGCCCGCCGCGGGCAGCGTCCTCACAGGCGcggtgcagctcctgcagcacggCCCTGCCGCACAGCACCTGCCACCCCTGCACTGCCAGCGCCACCCCGACAGCTGCGTCTCCTCACCGGCTGTCCCCAGCGTGTGGCTGCTGCCCAGACCCTCCCCAGCTCTATCCCCATGACTGTGCCCGGGTGCCCATGGTGGTGCCCGTGGTGGTGATTGTGGTGATCCCCAAAGCCCCACTGCCCACATCCCTGTGTCCAGCGTGGTGCCCACGTCCCCGTGCCCAGGATGGTGACAGCATCCCCCATGCCCATGGCAGTGCCCAAATCTCCAGTCCCTGACATGGTGCCCACCCCCCTTGTGCTCACCATGCCACCCACAACCCCGTGCCCAGGGTGGTCCCcatgccccccatgcccccgGTCACACGCGGGCCTCTCTCACCACATGGTCTGCACAGAGATGGGCTTGAAGATGCGGGTCTGTCCCCCCGATGTCACGCTGAACCCCCTGGGCACCGTGGGGACATACGTGGGTCAGGGCACGCACCCCAACCCCTCTAAGCCCCTCCCTGTCCCAAAATTCCAGCCTGTCCTTACCCGTCGCCATCGAGGAACACTTGGGTATCGCTCCAGAGGGGCAGCACCATGCCCAGGGTGCAGtgggtggccctggggtggGCAGAGGTCAGGGGGTGCCGATGCCCCCCTGGGCCTCCCCCGTGCCCCGCTCACCCCTCGTGGGCAAAATCCACTCCCAGCAGTGCCGTCTCTGCCTcggctccctcctcctccggCCGCACAACCAGCAGGTACCGCACCCGCCGCGGCCGCGCCGACTCCAGCCGCACCGCCTGCAGGAAAGGGGGCATCGGAGGGGGGATCTGTCCCttgtgctcccagtgctcccactgaCCCGGGAGAAGTATCAGGCAGGGCCATTTCCCCTCCTCATTGCATCCTATTCCATCCCGTCTTACCTCCATCTTGTCCTCATCtaacatccccattcccattctaTTCCCATCCCACCCTACCATGCCCCCATGTTGTCCATATCCcactccctttcctttcctctctctgttcccatccccattctgTCCCATCCCAATCCTCTCCTGTCCTGTGCTCTCCCCATCCTGTTCCCAccttcatcccatcccatccccatcccagcccattCTGTCCCATCCTGTCAATTTTCtctccccaccttgtccccatccatatcccat
Proteins encoded in this region:
- the SSH3 gene encoding protein phosphatase Slingshot homolog 3 isoform X2, whose translation is MALVTVRRAGGSAGGPAELPPNLQEEDAPRRGQLQRRQSFVMVKGAAVLLPAEEPPPAEPPPTEPPSQAPGQQEQHLHLMMQLLRPQDAIRLAVRLESARPRRVRYLLVVRPEEEGAEAETALLGVDFAHEGATHCTLGMVLPLWSDTQVFLDGDGGFSVTSGGQTRIFKPISVQTMWAVLQELHRACEDAARGGHIPGGPALAWAGGYAAVLGSEQSCLNEWLAMADLESVRPASPTPLRPAMPELSEQAVRALLRDVMASADLENVTSKEVREELERRTGHSLAEHKDFIDNEMLLVLAQMDRPSRVFPHLFLGSEWNAANLEELQQNRVTHILNVAREIDNFFPALFTYMNVRVYDEEAAELLPHWNDTFLFLSRVRSAGGRALVHCRMGLSRSAATVLAYAMKEFGWSLERALRHVRHCRPGVLPNPGFMRQLDFYQGILSASRHSSLWEPRAAERTPHAEEDTARDTSILSPPSSPLASPQPSEEEAAGGGLLGASRRPRISLCAVMRTISLLETPEPPELLGEPLAGEVFKAAEEVGDPSPRPRPSSRPRGVVRQASLDGGPAPFCDHTHSDDHAQCHTHAPDNAHTDEPTP
- the SSH3 gene encoding protein phosphatase Slingshot homolog 3 isoform X1, which encodes MGVVRGSPDCGVCAEGSLWGLVHALGSHFPQELPPNLQEEDAPRRGQLQRRQSFVMVKGAAVLLPAEEPPPAEPPPTEPPSQAPGQQEQHLHLMMQLLRPQDAIRLAVRLESARPRRVRYLLVVRPEEEGAEAETALLGVDFAHEGATHCTLGMVLPLWSDTQVFLDGDGGFSVTSGGQTRIFKPISVQTMWAVLQELHRACEDAARGGHIPGGPALAWAGGYAAVLGSEQSCLNEWLAMADLESVRPASPTPLRPAMPELSEQAVRALLRDVMASADLENVTSKEVREELERRTGHSLAEHKDFIDNEMLLVLAQMDRPSRVFPHLFLGSEWNAANLEELQQNRVTHILNVAREIDNFFPALFTYMNVRVYDEEAAELLPHWNDTFLFLSRVRSAGGRALVHCRMGLSRSAATVLAYAMKEFGWSLERALRHVRHCRPGVLPNPGFMRQLDFYQGILSASRHSSLWEPRAAERTPHAEEDTARDTSILSPPSSPLASPQPSEEEAAGGGLLGASRRPRISLCAVMRTISLLETPEPPELLGEPLAGEVFKAAEEVGDPSPRPRPSSRPRGVVRQASLDGGPAPFCDHTHSDDHAQCHTHAPDNAHTDEPTP
- the LOC138112109 gene encoding glycine N-acyltransferase-like protein 3 translates to MQILTHPAQLQRLEGILRKSLPLALPVFGAVLNINRGNPGQFEVLVDKWPEFGAVLARPSGEVPVNDGYWNTQAAFYRDLGAYRALLETPGCLRWDVAFTLIGLQDGVTTVSQDLAGRKGVELDIVEYYSYWHPDPSTMPEPRPAPGVRVGSLQPSHVDLLNNTWPYGGNARSRRYLAEILGRFPQVCLQDGSGEPVAWVLTDHFGTGTHSYTLPEQRRRGHMQVALTVAAQRAQARGFPTFGHTALGNRPMQQLQELLGNQRLPGVCRYILHNPSLDRDGP
- the POLD4 gene encoding DNA polymerase delta subunit 4; the encoded protein is MSRRAMEQPRRITDSFPRRRRRGPGRPPGRLKDKKDKDKDKDKVQVKVKVKVQVRDCPRAPSQPPPDPALLEMLRRFDLSWEYGPCTGITRLQRWERAQELGLSPPGAIRDALLEHRDNPDVTYSLWHEYEL
- the SSH3 gene encoding protein phosphatase Slingshot homolog 3 isoform X3, whose amino-acid sequence is MALVTVRRAGGSAGGPAEEDAPRRGQLQRRQSFVMVKGAAVLLPAEEPPPAEPPPTEPPSQAPGQQEQHLHLMMQLLRPQDAIRLAVRLESARPRRVRYLLVVRPEEEGAEAETALLGVDFAHEGATHCTLGMVLPLWSDTQVFLDGDGGFSVTSGGQTRIFKPISVQTMWAVLQELHRACEDAARGGHIPGGPALAWAGGYAAVLGSEQSCLNEWLAMADLESVRPASPTPLRPAMPELSEQAVRALLRDVMASADLENVTSKEVREELERRTGHSLAEHKDFIDNEMLLVLAQMDRPSRVFPHLFLGSEWNAANLEELQQNRVTHILNVAREIDNFFPALFTYMNVRVYDEEAAELLPHWNDTFLFLSRVRSAGGRALVHCRMGLSRSAATVLAYAMKEFGWSLERALRHVRHCRPGVLPNPGFMRQLDFYQGILSASRHSSLWEPRAAERTPHAEEDTARDTSILSPPSSPLASPQPSEEEAAGGGLLGASRRPRISLCAVMRTISLLETPEPPELLGEPLAGEVFKAAEEVGDPSPRPRPSSRPRGVVRQASLDGGPAPFCDHTHSDDHAQCHTHAPDNAHTDEPTP